A window from Aerococcus sp. Group 1 encodes these proteins:
- the alaS gene encoding alanine--tRNA ligase, translating to MKKLTGEEIRQMWIDFWKGKGHDIYPSASLVPDNDPTLLWMNSGVAALKHYLDGSEVPENPRIANAQKCIRTNDIENVGVTARHQTFFEMLGNWSVGDYFKEEVIPWAWEFLTDEKWLGLDPELLYMTYYPDDDVSHGLWQKVTGLSEDHFVSLEDNFWDLGAGPCGPDTEIFFDRGKAYQDLDDDDPEMFPGGENERYLEIWNIVFSEFNHMPDGSYEKLKQHNVDTGMGLERISSVLQETPTNFETDLLFPLIKEVEKLSDGKKYGESKETDTAMKVIADHIRAVSFAVGDNALPSNEGRGYILRRLIRRSVMYGRRLGIQGSFLAKLVPIVADKMEKHYPELKEKEAIIQEVVDREEKRFQETIADGENIIKNKIAELEESGENSLDGQSAFKLYDTYGFPLELTEEYLAETGFSVDIDGFNQAMEEQKERARAARKDQGGLAVQSTVLGEIDVPSHFTGYEEDVTETKINAIVYQDEISQEAPANSKAYFIAEKTPFYGERGGQVGDSGKLYNLDGELLGYIRDTKHAPNDQNLHYIDTVQPISVGQEVRLEVDSARRRLIRNNHTATHLLHRVLKDVLGEQVNQAGSLLDEHYLRFDFTYFGQVSSDQLEEVERRVNEKIWEQIPVETIFTTVKAAKEHGAIALFGEKYLKLHDEIRVINIDDWSMELCGGTHVKNTGFIGLFKIISESGIGSGVRRIEALTSKAAYEYYEAKLGLLNQVRDDLKVKKAEDVPHRLQQLEGERKSLESEVESLHAKANQMAASQIFDAVKESNGVRYIAEELDHKTMDDLRAISDEWKQNNYSDVLVLATANGDKANMLVAVSPDKVKEGLKAGDIIKELAPYINGGGGGRPELAQAGGKNPAGIPDALKALEEVLNK from the coding sequence ATGAAGAAATTAACGGGTGAAGAGATACGCCAAATGTGGATAGATTTTTGGAAGGGCAAGGGACACGATATCTACCCTAGTGCTTCCTTAGTTCCAGACAACGATCCTACTTTACTTTGGATGAACTCCGGGGTTGCTGCCCTAAAACATTACTTAGATGGGTCAGAAGTGCCGGAAAATCCAAGAATTGCTAATGCGCAAAAATGTATTCGGACTAACGATATTGAAAATGTTGGAGTGACCGCTCGTCACCAAACCTTCTTTGAAATGCTCGGTAACTGGTCAGTAGGGGATTACTTTAAAGAAGAGGTTATTCCTTGGGCTTGGGAATTCTTAACTGATGAAAAATGGTTAGGACTTGATCCAGAACTACTCTATATGACCTACTATCCTGATGACGATGTTTCCCATGGATTATGGCAAAAGGTGACTGGTTTATCAGAAGATCACTTTGTTTCTTTAGAAGATAACTTTTGGGATTTAGGTGCCGGTCCTTGTGGTCCCGATACGGAAATTTTCTTTGACCGGGGGAAAGCTTATCAAGATCTTGACGATGATGATCCAGAAATGTTTCCTGGGGGAGAAAATGAACGTTATCTAGAAATCTGGAACATCGTTTTCTCTGAATTTAACCACATGCCCGATGGTAGCTATGAAAAATTAAAACAACATAACGTGGATACTGGGATGGGACTGGAACGGATCTCCTCTGTCCTACAAGAAACTCCAACAAACTTCGAAACCGACCTCTTATTCCCACTGATTAAAGAAGTTGAAAAATTATCTGATGGTAAAAAATATGGGGAAAGTAAGGAAACTGATACCGCAATGAAAGTTATTGCTGACCATATCCGCGCCGTTAGCTTTGCTGTGGGGGATAATGCCTTACCATCCAATGAAGGTCGGGGCTATATTTTACGTCGCTTAATCCGTCGTAGTGTCATGTACGGCCGTCGTTTAGGCATCCAAGGGAGTTTCTTGGCCAAATTAGTTCCAATTGTGGCTGATAAGATGGAAAAACACTATCCAGAATTAAAAGAAAAAGAAGCCATTATTCAAGAAGTCGTTGATCGTGAGGAAAAACGCTTCCAAGAAACCATCGCTGACGGTGAAAATATTATTAAAAACAAAATCGCTGAATTAGAAGAATCTGGTGAAAATTCACTTGACGGCCAATCCGCCTTCAAATTATACGACACTTATGGGTTCCCATTAGAATTGACTGAGGAATACCTGGCTGAAACAGGTTTTTCTGTTGATATTGATGGCTTTAATCAGGCAATGGAGGAACAAAAGGAACGGGCACGTGCGGCTAGAAAAGACCAAGGTGGCCTAGCGGTTCAATCAACAGTGCTCGGTGAAATTGATGTGCCTTCTCACTTTACCGGTTATGAAGAAGATGTTACTGAAACTAAGATTAACGCCATAGTTTACCAAGATGAAATCAGTCAGGAAGCACCAGCCAATAGCAAGGCCTATTTCATTGCTGAAAAGACACCATTCTACGGTGAACGTGGTGGACAAGTTGGTGACTCAGGTAAGCTTTACAATTTGGATGGTGAATTATTAGGTTATATTCGTGATACTAAACACGCTCCTAATGACCAAAACTTGCATTATATTGACACCGTTCAACCAATTAGTGTGGGCCAAGAAGTTCGCTTAGAAGTGGACAGCGCTCGTCGTCGCTTAATCCGTAATAATCACACCGCTACTCACTTATTACACCGGGTCTTAAAAGATGTCTTAGGTGAACAAGTTAACCAAGCGGGTTCCTTACTTGATGAACATTATCTCCGTTTTGACTTCACTTATTTTGGACAAGTGAGTTCAGACCAACTTGAAGAAGTTGAAAGACGAGTTAATGAAAAAATTTGGGAACAAATCCCGGTTGAAACCATCTTTACCACGGTTAAGGCGGCTAAGGAACATGGGGCTATCGCGCTCTTCGGCGAAAAATACCTTAAATTACATGATGAAATTCGTGTCATTAATATTGATGACTGGTCCATGGAACTTTGTGGTGGGACCCACGTTAAGAATACCGGATTCATTGGCCTCTTTAAGATTATTTCCGAATCAGGGATTGGTTCTGGAGTACGTCGAATTGAAGCATTGACTTCAAAAGCTGCTTATGAATACTATGAAGCTAAGTTAGGTCTCTTAAACCAAGTTCGCGATGATTTGAAGGTTAAAAAAGCGGAAGATGTACCACACCGTCTCCAACAATTGGAAGGTGAGCGTAAGAGCCTAGAATCTGAAGTAGAATCTCTCCATGCTAAGGCTAACCAAATGGCTGCTAGTCAAATATTTGATGCCGTTAAAGAAAGCAACGGGGTACGCTACATTGCTGAAGAACTTGACCATAAAACCATGGATGATCTGCGGGCAATTAGTGATGAATGGAAACAAAATAACTATTCAGATGTCCTCGTTCTCGCTACAGCTAACGGGGATAAAGCCAACATGTTAGTTGCTGTTTCACCTGACAAGGTTAAAGAAGGCTTAAAAGCTGGTGACATCATTAAGGAACTTGCTCCATATATTAATGGTGGCGGGGGCGGTCGTCCTGAACTTGCCCAAGCAGGTGGTAAGAACCCAGCCGGTATTCCTGATGCGCTTAAGGCTTTAGAGGAAGTTCTGAATAAATAA